The Henckelia pumila isolate YLH828 chromosome 2, ASM3356847v2, whole genome shotgun sequence genome includes a window with the following:
- the LOC140878563 gene encoding peroxidase 60-like: MSKSVGKFTLAAVFVIVFAALSGRSNGDGLQIGFYRGKCRFIDVESAVGAVIAAWHRKDPTITAALLRMQFHDCFVNGCDASILLDGSNSEKTAIPNLSVRGYEIIESAKRVLEAMCPRVVSCADIIVMATRDAVSMSGGGRYPVQTGRKDGTVSLASNVNLPAPSISVSDSIKAFAAKGLNANDMVYLLGGHTVGIAHCSLIMDRLYNFNNTGKPDPTMDATLLASLRARCPQNATVDNIANLDQNPMSSLTVDNSYFKQIVMRKGVLQIDQELALDPLSSSTVNAIAKGSGFSAGFAQAMIKLGAVQVLTGAQGEIRRVCNATLSS; encoded by the exons atgtcgaAGAGTGTCGGAAAATTCACGTTAGCCGCTGTCTTTGTCATTGTTTTCGCGGCCTTGAGTGGGCGGAGCAACGGTGACGGTCTTCAGATAGGGTTCTACCGCGGAAAATGCCGGTTCATAGATGTGGAGTCCGCCGTAGGAGCCGTCATTGCCGCTTGGCACCGCAAAGATCCCACCATTACCGCTGCTCTCCTCCGTATGCAGTTTCATGATTGCTTCGTCAAT GGGTGTGATGCATCAATTCTGCTGGATGGAAGCAACAGCGAGAAAACAGCTATCCCAAATCTAAGCGTGCGCGGATACGAAATCATCGAATCGGCCAAACGTGTGCTGGAGGCAATGTGCCCTAGAGTCGTTTCATGCGCTGATATAATTGTTATGGCTACAAGAGATGCTGTTTCAATG AGCGGAGGAGGGCGATATCCGGTGCAGACGGGGAGGAAAGATGGGACAGTGTCTCTTGCTAGTAATGTGAATCTCCCGGCCCCTTCAATATCGGTGTCTGATTCAATCAAAGCATTCGCAGCGAAAGGACTTAATGCCAACGACATGGTTTATCTGcttg GTGGTCACACCGTTGGAATTGCTCACTGCTCGCTCATCATGGACCGTCTCTACAATTTCAATAACACCGGAAAACCCGATCCAACCATGGATGCAACGCTTCTCGCCTCGTTGAGAGCGCGATGCCCTCAAAACGCTACGGTCGATAACATCGCAAATCTTGATCAGAACCCAATGAGTTCACTCACTGTCGACAACTCCTACTTCAAACAAATAGTCATGAGAAAAGGGGTTCTCCAAATCGATCAAGAATTGGCTCTGGACCCGCTGTCGAGTTCCACTGTCAACGCCATTGCTAAAGGGAGTGGTTTCTCCGCAGGCTTTGCCCAAGCCATGATCAAGTTAGGCGCGGTTCAAGTGCTCACTGGTGCACAAGGAGAGATTAGGCGCGTATGCAACGCCACGCTCAGTTCCTGA